In Helianthus annuus cultivar XRQ/B chromosome 3, HanXRQr2.0-SUNRISE, whole genome shotgun sequence, a single window of DNA contains:
- the LOC110928697 gene encoding calcium uptake protein, mitochondrial, whose translation MHHHFSSALFRKTRSILTASQCHRRFVSTNSNTQSSRLKDRENRVQSVFELLTSGAVVVGMSMGLCYFSSVPQVNSQFAYADSVEQSLETEKKPKYIVADSYRRKVFFKYEKRIRTQSPPEKVFEYFASYRSPTGEPFMTPADLMRAVVPVFPPSEATRVRGGSLKGELAPTELHCPPSKFFMLFDTNNDGLISFAEYIFFVTLLSIPESSFSIAFKMFDLDNSGEIDKEEFKKVMAMMRAQHRQGSRHRDGKRNGLKISTPVDNGGLLEHFFGKDGKPCLSIEKFVKFLKDLKNEILLLEFAHYDYKSRGTISAKDFALSMVASADMIHINKFLDLVEKLNDEPTLNNICISFDDFKKFAELRTQLRQLSLAIFSYGKVNGLLTKNDFQRATKQVCGIALSDNVIDIIYYMFDANRDGNLSSDEFLRVLQRREEDKLEPREMGLVGLFSCWLQCTRNNCSSPRMLF comes from the exons ATGCATCATCATTTTTCCTCTGCATTATTCAGAAAAACCCGGTCTATATTAACTGCCTCTCAATGCCACCGTCGATTCGTCTCAACAAATTCTAATACCCAATCTTCGAGATTAAAAGATCGGGAAAATAGAGTCCAGTCGGTTTTTGAATTGCTAACATCTGGTGCGGTTGTTGTGGGAATGAGCATGGGGTTGTGTTACTTCAGTTCTGTGCCTCAAGTGAACTCGCAGTTTGCGTATGCGGATTCTGTTGAGCAATCGTTGGAAACTGAGAAGAAACCGAAGTATATTGTTGCGGATTCGTACCGGAGGAAAGTTTTCTTCAAGTATGAGAAGAGAATCCGGACACAGAGTCCACCGGAAAAG GTGTTCGAGTATTTTGCATCTTATCGATCTCCAACCGGCGAGCCATTCATGACTCCGGCAGACTTGATGAGGGCGGTGGTACCCGTGTTTCCGCCTTCTGAAGCAACTCGCGTTCGTGGGGGAAGTTTGAAGGGGGAGTTGGCCCCAACTGAGTTACATTGCCCCCCTTCAAAATTCTTCATGCTTTTTGATACCAATAATGATGGGCTTATATCCTTTGCTGA ATATATATTTTTCGTTACGCTCTTGAGCATTCCTGAATCGAGCTTTTCGATAGCTTTTAAGATGTTTGATCTCGATAACAGCGG TGAGATTGACAAGGAGGAGTTCAAGAAAGTAATGGCGATGATGCGCGCTCAACATAGACAAGGGTCTCGACATAGGGATGGGAAGCGTAACGGGCTTAAAATTTCGACTCCTGTCGATAATGGTGGCCTTCTTGAGCATTTTTTCGGGAAAGATGGGAAACCGTGTCTTTCTATCGAGAAATTTGTTAAGTTCTTGAAAGACCTGAAGAATGAG ATTTTGTTACTCGAATTTGCTCACTACGACTACAAATCAAGAGGCACAATATCCGCTAAGGACTTTGCGTTATCAATGGTGGCATCTGCCGATATGATACACATCAACAAGTTTCTTGATCTAGTTGAGAAACTAAATGATGAACCAACTCTTAACAACATCTGCATTTCATTCGACGATTTCAAGAAGTTTGCTGAGTTACGGACACAATTACGACAATTATCTCTCGCCATTTTTAGTTATGGAAAAGTGAACGGGCTCCTTACGAAGAATGATTTCCAAAGAGCAACAAAACAG GTTTGTGGGATTGCTTTGAGCGATAATGTGATTGATATTATATACTACATGTTTGATGCGAATCGGGATGGAAACTTAAGCTCAGACGAGTTTCTACGAGTCTTGCAAAGGCGAGAGGAAGACAAATTAGAACCAAGGGAGATGGGGCTCGTAGGTTTATTCTCGTGTTGGTTGCAATGCACGAGAAATAATTGTTCCTCACCAAGGATGCTTTTCTAG
- the LOC110931257 gene encoding uncharacterized protein LOC110931257 has product MDWYSWLTKTNLDPYLVYEYGRAFTHNELQRGDTNYFTHEFLQSMGVTVAKHRLEILKLAQKNIGEGCPKNGFSKIMSAITNTRLLLCKKLGKCVSFKHSVHTPMPDPNPFRPQWPGINLRKNMGFDENMEEKVKKKMKSGPLDRRVQERYMSPKKVSSVSGPLDRKVQENLMVMYGSPMETRHGPNRSGPLDIVDHSPRIGIPYGMVQTAGGGDDAAASLWSLMFHNIKPT; this is encoded by the coding sequence ATGGACTGGTATTCATGGTTAACCAAAACCAATCTAGACCCTTATTTAGTTTATGAGTATGGGCGAGCCTTCACTCACAACGAGCTACAAAGGGGTGACACAAACTACTTCACCCATGAGTTTCTTCAAAGCATGGGAGTCACGGTTGCCAAACACCGGCTCGAGATACTCAAGCTCGCACAAAAGAACATAGGCGAAGGATGTCCCAAAAACGGCTTCTCAAAGATCATGTCGGCCATCACCAATACTAGATTGTTGCTTTGCAAGAAACTTGGAAAATGTGTTTCGTTTAAACACTCGGTCCATACGCCTATGCCTGACCCAAACCCGTTTCGACCACAATGGCCCGGTATTAATCTAAGGAAGAACATGGGGTTTGATGAGAATATGGAAGAGAAagtgaagaaaaagatgaaatCCGGACCGTTGGATAGAAGAGTACAAGAGAGGTATATGAGCCCGAAAAAGGTGTCAAGTGTTTCCGGGCCTTTGGATAGGAAAGTGCAAGAGAACCTGATGGTCATGTATGGTAGCCCGATGGAGACTAGACATGGCCCAAACCGTTCAGGGCCGCTTGACATTGTGGACCATAGTCCAAGGATCGGGATTCCATATGGCATGGTGCAGACCGCGGGTGGCGGAGATGATGCGGCAGCTTCACTTTGGTCCTTAATGTTTCATAATATCAAGCCTACTTAA